In a single window of the Olivibacter sp. SDN3 genome:
- a CDS encoding glycoside hydrolase family 43 protein, which translates to MMIKFRNYILLSGLLSIGVLTTSRAQNPVVQTIYTADPAPMVYQDTVFLYTGHDEEGATFFTMNDYKVYSSTDMVNWTDRGTPLSYQTFNWAKGDAWAAHCIERDGKFYWYVTLTDKKLNRPVIGVAVSDHATGPFKDALGKPLVAANQGDIDPAAFIDDDGQAYLYWGNPKLWYVKLNEDMISYDGAVMEEPLTPESFGKREGDSLRSTLYEEAPWLYKRQNTYYLFYAAGGIPEYLAYSTSDSPVGPWSYQGVVMPTEGQSFTNHPGVIDFKGNSYLFYHNGALPGGGGFARSVAVEPFSFGEDGTVPELKMTSGVKNAIHPVDAFRRVEAETMAFSEGVKTEEQPKIGVFVTSIQNGDWLKVRGVDLKDGAERFKAAVKTKAGGSIEIRMDDPSGPLLTTLKVAGDHHWQELTATDLQTIKGIHDLYFVFKGEGENDLFDFDYWYFE; encoded by the coding sequence ATGATGATAAAGTTTCGTAACTATATTTTATTAAGTGGATTGCTGTCAATAGGAGTGCTAACAACTAGTCGTGCTCAGAATCCAGTTGTACAGACGATATATACAGCGGATCCAGCGCCAATGGTTTATCAGGATACGGTTTTCCTTTATACCGGCCATGATGAAGAAGGGGCTACCTTTTTCACGATGAATGATTATAAAGTCTATTCAAGTACGGATATGGTTAACTGGACGGATAGAGGCACCCCGCTATCTTATCAAACTTTCAATTGGGCAAAGGGAGATGCCTGGGCTGCTCATTGTATCGAGCGAGATGGGAAATTTTATTGGTACGTTACGCTGACGGATAAAAAGTTGAACCGACCAGTGATTGGCGTAGCGGTATCAGATCATGCGACCGGCCCCTTTAAGGATGCTTTGGGAAAGCCGCTTGTGGCAGCAAATCAGGGAGACATCGATCCAGCAGCATTTATTGATGACGATGGGCAGGCCTATTTGTATTGGGGGAATCCTAAATTATGGTACGTAAAACTGAATGAGGATATGATTTCCTATGACGGAGCGGTTATGGAGGAGCCATTGACTCCTGAGTCTTTTGGTAAGCGGGAAGGCGACTCCTTACGTTCCACTTTATACGAGGAGGCTCCCTGGCTATATAAAAGGCAAAACACCTATTACCTCTTTTATGCCGCTGGCGGTATTCCGGAGTATTTGGCTTATAGTACGAGCGATAGCCCTGTTGGACCATGGTCTTATCAGGGTGTGGTGATGCCCACAGAAGGGCAGAGTTTTACCAATCACCCCGGTGTGATAGATTTTAAGGGTAACAGCTACTTATTTTATCATAACGGCGCTTTACCTGGTGGGGGTGGTTTTGCACGCTCCGTAGCGGTGGAGCCTTTTAGTTTTGGTGAAGATGGGACAGTGCCGGAACTTAAAATGACTTCTGGAGTGAAAAATGCGATACATCCAGTAGATGCCTTTCGACGTGTAGAGGCAGAAACCATGGCATTTTCCGAAGGTGTAAAAACGGAGGAACAGCCGAAGATTGGAGTTTTCGTTACAAGTATACAAAATGGCGACTGGCTTAAAGTTAGAGGAGTTGATTTAAAAGATGGTGCTGAACGCTTCAAAGCAGCAGTAAAAACTAAGGCGGGTGGCTCAATCGAAATAAGAATGGATGACCCCTCTGGTCCGTTGCTTACTACCTTGAAGGTTGCAGGTGATCACCATTGGCAGGAGTTGACGGCAACCGATCTACAAACAATAAAAGGAATTCATGATTTATACTTTGTGTTTAAAGGAGAAGGGGAGAATGACTTATTTGATTTCGATTACTGGTACTTTGAGTAA
- a CDS encoding glycoside hydrolase 43 family protein has product MRKIRFILFLTCICLLSTVCTFAQSAHNPIIYADVPDIAMIRVGDTYYMSSTTMHMNPGVPIMKSKDLVNWEMVSYAYDTLDSVDALTLENGQSTYGWGSWASSIRYHNGTYYVSTFAQTTDKTYIYSTQDIEKGPWKVASFSPAYHDHSLFFEDDGRVYMVYGGGKLKMIELTSDATAVKPGTKEHVLIENASAPSGDNIGLPAEGSQLFKINGKYYIFNITWPKGGMRTVVVHRANKLTGPYEGRIALQDQGVAQGGVISTPGGEWYAYLFRDAGAVGRIPYLVPVKWQNDWPVIGIDGKVPEVLNLPASKDLIPGIVDSDEFDRKRGAEPLPLVWQWNHNPDNSAWSLNERKGYLRLKTIRIDTSFLSAKNTLTQRTIGPYSSGETSIDFSNMKEGDFAGLGLLQQQYGLIGVEIKNGEPAVVMQNPEKGEKEIIQKVSFSEKKVFFKAWCDFQVGKDEAVFAYSVDGKNWKRIGDVLKMKYTIPHFMGYRFALFNYAQKEIGGYADFDFFRIDLETLPTDIK; this is encoded by the coding sequence ATGAGAAAAATACGTTTTATTTTATTCCTTACTTGCATTTGTCTTCTATCGACTGTTTGTACGTTTGCACAATCGGCGCATAACCCTATCATTTATGCTGATGTGCCCGATATCGCCATGATCCGTGTGGGAGACACTTACTACATGAGTAGCACAACTATGCATATGAATCCCGGTGTGCCGATCATGAAGTCTAAAGACCTCGTCAACTGGGAGATGGTCAGTTACGCTTACGATACACTGGACAGCGTTGACGCCTTGACCCTTGAAAATGGCCAGAGCACTTATGGCTGGGGTTCGTGGGCGAGCAGTATCCGGTACCACAATGGCACCTATTATGTGAGCACATTTGCACAGACCACCGATAAAACGTATATATACAGTACTCAGGATATTGAGAAGGGTCCGTGGAAAGTAGCGTCTTTCAGTCCGGCATATCATGATCATAGCTTGTTTTTTGAAGATGATGGTCGCGTTTACATGGTATACGGTGGTGGAAAACTGAAAATGATCGAGCTCACTTCGGACGCCACCGCAGTAAAGCCCGGCACCAAAGAGCACGTACTCATTGAAAATGCCAGTGCGCCTTCAGGAGATAACATCGGTTTGCCCGCTGAAGGTTCCCAGCTCTTCAAAATCAATGGAAAATATTATATCTTTAATATCACTTGGCCGAAAGGCGGTATGCGGACGGTAGTGGTACACCGTGCCAACAAGCTCACGGGGCCTTATGAAGGGCGGATTGCATTACAAGATCAAGGTGTAGCTCAAGGGGGGGTGATCAGCACACCAGGTGGAGAGTGGTATGCCTATCTTTTCAGGGATGCAGGTGCTGTTGGACGCATCCCTTACCTTGTACCGGTAAAGTGGCAAAATGACTGGCCAGTAATTGGAATCGACGGTAAAGTACCCGAAGTTTTGAATCTTCCTGCTAGTAAAGATTTGATTCCGGGAATTGTCGACTCTGATGAATTTGATCGAAAACGCGGAGCGGAGCCTCTCCCCTTAGTTTGGCAATGGAATCACAACCCTGACAACTCAGCGTGGTCACTCAATGAACGCAAAGGTTACCTGCGGTTAAAAACCATTCGGATAGACACCAGCTTTCTGTCGGCGAAAAATACCCTTACACAACGTACAATAGGTCCATACTCCAGTGGCGAAACATCCATTGATTTCTCAAACATGAAAGAAGGCGATTTCGCAGGTCTCGGGCTATTGCAGCAACAATACGGCTTAATCGGTGTCGAAATAAAGAATGGCGAGCCAGCCGTTGTGATGCAAAATCCAGAAAAAGGAGAAAAAGAAATTATACAAAAAGTATCTTTCAGCGAAAAGAAAGTATTTTTCAAGGCCTGGTGTGACTTCCAGGTAGGAAAAGATGAGGCTGTCTTCGCGTATAGTGTGGATGGTAAAAATTGGAAACGAATTGGGGATGTCCTGAAAATGAAGTATACCATTCCACATTTTATGGGATACCGTTTCGCATTGTTTAACTACGCACAGAAAGAAATCGGCGGCTACGCAGATTTTGATTTCTTCCGTATCGATCTGGAAACCCTTCCCACAGACATAAAGTAA
- a CDS encoding RagB/SusD family nutrient uptake outer membrane protein: MKTQYKAILIGLTALIFQASCTKILDEQPRASIDPAFFRTPEGIEGGIAGVYSSLRGHWGTQIFTQLFNGGSDEMIRGSAADVQHFFTYSPLMASNANDYAGLWNSMYININTLNGVFQFGEESDIPEDQKTRLFAQARFLRAFCYYHLVTTFGDVPLHLEYNTSVSSADSRSPKAEVYNAIIEDFTVAINDLPNQPDASLGKPAYKATALFLLAKTYLWRGWSDVAQPEDFTNAYNLAKELIDNKGLYGLDLWPYFLEAFLEGNEYGPETIMVVDRTADLKFGQNSPPGAGATELSENKSNFFFRPNYPTINANYPEGGGDPLVMRDVPNGRPWQRIRPNMRYILDVAFADRVHDSRYHGTFQTIWLSNSMPEAPSGSAGAVTPRGQLINQVDTAIWCVDRVVSAEERANFKGIILEPEHLSGATVPFTGNMFPSLRKWDDSTRVDMNDYSDRPFILYRFAEVYLIAAEAAFKGGASLQEAADMLNVLRRRAAYQPGQTEAEYSAALTAQTITAGDVDIDFILDERTREMYGEYTRWWDLARTQTLVDRVSRYNLEGGPNVRDFHLLRPIPQQQIDLVTEGPPFSQNPGYAGQ; this comes from the coding sequence ATGAAAACACAATATAAAGCAATCTTAATCGGTTTAACAGCACTAATTTTTCAAGCGAGTTGCACCAAGATTCTGGACGAGCAACCGCGAGCCAGTATCGATCCTGCTTTCTTCCGTACTCCTGAAGGTATTGAAGGTGGTATTGCCGGCGTGTATTCTTCGTTAAGAGGCCACTGGGGAACGCAAATATTCACACAATTATTCAATGGCGGCAGCGATGAGATGATCCGTGGATCTGCCGCAGACGTGCAGCACTTTTTCACCTATTCTCCGCTAATGGCAAGTAATGCCAATGATTACGCAGGTCTATGGAATAGTATGTACATTAATATCAACACGTTAAACGGTGTATTTCAGTTTGGTGAGGAGTCTGATATCCCGGAGGATCAAAAAACACGGCTTTTTGCACAGGCTCGATTTCTCCGGGCTTTCTGCTATTATCATCTCGTAACTACATTTGGCGATGTGCCTCTACATTTGGAGTACAATACGAGTGTATCATCTGCAGACTCACGTAGCCCCAAAGCCGAGGTTTACAATGCCATTATTGAAGATTTCACGGTTGCTATTAATGACCTGCCTAACCAGCCCGATGCGAGCTTGGGTAAACCTGCATATAAAGCTACTGCCCTGTTTCTGCTTGCAAAGACCTATTTGTGGCGTGGCTGGTCGGACGTGGCACAACCGGAAGATTTCACCAATGCCTATAATCTCGCTAAAGAACTTATAGACAACAAAGGCCTGTATGGTCTTGACCTTTGGCCATATTTCTTGGAAGCTTTCCTAGAAGGTAATGAATATGGTCCGGAAACGATAATGGTCGTTGATCGTACGGCCGATCTGAAGTTTGGCCAAAACTCGCCCCCGGGAGCTGGTGCTACGGAACTTAGCGAAAATAAATCGAACTTCTTCTTCCGGCCTAACTATCCGACTATTAATGCAAACTATCCAGAAGGTGGTGGAGACCCGCTTGTTATGCGTGACGTACCCAACGGACGGCCATGGCAGCGTATTCGTCCCAATATGCGCTATATCTTGGATGTTGCATTTGCCGACCGCGTTCATGATAGTCGTTATCACGGCACCTTCCAAACCATTTGGCTGTCGAACAGCATGCCGGAAGCACCTTCAGGAAGTGCAGGCGCAGTAACACCCCGCGGACAATTGATCAATCAGGTAGATACTGCCATCTGGTGTGTAGACCGGGTAGTATCTGCCGAAGAAAGGGCAAACTTCAAGGGTATAATTCTGGAGCCCGAGCATTTGTCGGGCGCAACGGTGCCCTTCACTGGAAATATGTTTCCCAGTCTTCGGAAATGGGATGACTCTACACGCGTGGACATGAACGATTATTCGGATAGGCCTTTCATCCTATACAGGTTTGCTGAAGTGTACCTTATCGCTGCTGAGGCTGCATTTAAAGGTGGTGCCAGTCTACAAGAAGCGGCCGATATGCTGAACGTACTTCGCAGACGTGCTGCCTATCAGCCAGGCCAGACTGAGGCAGAATACAGCGCAGCGCTTACCGCACAAACCATTACAGCGGGCGATGTAGATATTGATTTCATTCTTGACGAGCGTACACGGGAAATGTATGGTGAATATACACGTTGGTGGGACCTCGCGAGAACACAAACACTTGTAGACCGGGTTTCCAGATACAATCTTGAAGGCGGACCCAATGTAAGAGACTTCCACCTCCTACGACCTATCCCACAACAACAGATAGATTTGGTGACAGAAGGGCCGCCGTTCTCGCAAAATCCAGGTTATGCCGGACAGTAA
- a CDS encoding TonB-dependent receptor, translating to MNHVEKKLTNTPGVYRICFGYLLPILLLMGISPTFAQQSAIQGRIMTEDGQAIVGATIQIKGTTRGTSSNEQGNFAIDADNGEILVVTSVGYRAREIVISSGANFNIELGSQALDMDEVVVIGYGTQRKKDLTGSTVSVKGETLREVGAPNIYNQLQGRAAGVDIVNNSNQIGTGGEIRIRGNRSLATSSGANNAQNGPLLVVDGIAISGGSINDINPNDIESMDILKDASATAIYGSRGSGGVIIITTKRGQAGKARASYNGFFGISSALDTYDVFNGEEYAAFKEAARRGQPNPDGPHPNPLTPIEQQNLANGVSTDWQNLLLTTGIRTDHNLSVVGGNEATQYSFGGGFFRETGIVHDQRFDRGSFRIAIDHQLSKRLRIGITTNNTMSYANRVGVNAYSAGLRLSPLYLPYNEDGSINMMPAFQQSNDANQMSPLTSIGNNDKIKAHTRRFRTLSNLYGEVSILDELKFRSTLTLDWIQTRNSDYFGPGTVFNLNTSTAGSNVMQRNTEQWQYTIDHRLTYEKTFAEKHRIQGTAMFEIVKNHFQEQGFQGQGVPADYIQDYNFQLINAVNPEAGIFNERGLMAYMGRAFYSYDNKYMITATVRSDGSSVLAPGNQWFTYPAISAGWNVSEESFMQQVGFINDLKLRAGWGVSSNQTISPYTTIGSLTSNFYNYGRGTLANHNLVGGYVFNTLPNPDLTWESTKGYNIGLDFSLFGGRLSGALEYYNITTRDILLSKELPRSNGANSVLINQGKTAGNGFEATLTSINVNTDGGFRWESDANFSLNREKIVELQPGLTEDIGNGWYVGQPMTVIFDVKKIGIWQSHEAEQAAVYGAFPGDIKIEDVDQNGIIDAEDRQVIGNFQPDFVAGLSNRFSYKNFDLNIVAFGRFGQTVVANYLTADGGAAGYPFFGNSRVNQYKVDYWTPDNPTNAFPQPDASRDALEYTSTLSYRDGSFIKLRTITLGYNIPERYLSNLGIGSLRLYASAQNPFILWAPLIRDGLGIDPEGNGYGNAVGTPVGGTPVVERAITVGMGVPPTRQFIFGVNLNF from the coding sequence ATGAACCATGTAGAAAAAAAACTAACAAATACCCCCGGCGTCTACCGGATATGTTTCGGTTACCTACTTCCCATACTCTTATTAATGGGTATCAGTCCGACCTTTGCCCAACAAAGCGCAATTCAAGGGAGGATAATGACGGAAGATGGCCAAGCAATTGTCGGCGCAACAATACAGATCAAGGGGACTACCCGCGGCACAAGTTCCAATGAGCAGGGAAATTTTGCTATTGATGCAGATAATGGTGAAATTCTAGTTGTAACCAGCGTGGGTTACCGTGCTCGTGAAATTGTGATCAGCAGCGGTGCTAACTTTAATATTGAACTTGGCTCGCAGGCTTTAGATATGGACGAGGTTGTTGTCATCGGTTATGGAACGCAGCGAAAAAAAGACCTGACCGGCTCTACGGTTTCCGTTAAAGGAGAAACTTTGCGGGAGGTTGGTGCACCAAACATCTATAATCAGCTCCAGGGTCGCGCAGCGGGCGTAGACATTGTCAACAATAGCAACCAAATCGGTACAGGCGGTGAGATTAGGATTCGCGGGAACCGATCTCTAGCAACATCGTCAGGCGCAAATAATGCACAGAACGGTCCGCTATTAGTAGTCGACGGAATAGCCATTTCAGGGGGCAGTATTAACGATATCAATCCGAACGATATTGAATCCATGGATATTCTCAAGGACGCGTCAGCGACTGCTATTTATGGATCAAGAGGCTCTGGTGGTGTTATCATCATCACGACAAAACGCGGACAGGCAGGCAAAGCGAGAGCTTCATATAATGGTTTCTTCGGAATTTCTTCTGCTCTGGACACCTATGATGTATTTAACGGAGAAGAATACGCTGCATTTAAGGAAGCGGCTAGACGCGGCCAGCCCAACCCGGATGGCCCCCACCCCAACCCGCTAACGCCCATAGAGCAGCAAAACCTCGCTAATGGAGTCAGTACAGACTGGCAAAACCTCCTACTTACGACAGGTATAAGAACGGATCACAACCTCAGTGTGGTCGGTGGAAATGAAGCCACGCAGTATAGTTTCGGTGGTGGTTTCTTCCGGGAGACGGGTATTGTCCATGATCAGCGATTTGACCGCGGATCATTCCGCATAGCCATTGATCATCAATTGAGCAAGCGACTGCGCATTGGTATCACGACCAATAATACCATGAGTTACGCCAATCGTGTTGGCGTCAATGCGTATAGTGCTGGCCTAAGACTCAGTCCGCTTTACCTTCCCTATAACGAAGATGGAAGTATCAACATGATGCCTGCTTTTCAGCAGTCAAACGATGCCAATCAAATGAGTCCTTTGACATCTATCGGAAATAATGATAAAATCAAAGCACATACCAGACGGTTTAGAACATTGAGTAATCTTTATGGTGAAGTGTCTATACTAGACGAATTAAAATTCAGGAGTACACTTACCTTAGACTGGATCCAGACACGTAACAGCGACTACTTTGGTCCAGGGACTGTCTTCAACTTAAACACCTCAACCGCTGGATCCAATGTCATGCAGCGCAATACGGAGCAATGGCAATACACAATTGATCACCGGCTGACCTATGAAAAAACATTTGCCGAAAAGCATCGTATCCAAGGTACTGCGATGTTCGAAATAGTTAAAAACCATTTTCAAGAGCAGGGCTTTCAAGGGCAAGGCGTACCGGCAGACTACATACAAGACTACAACTTCCAGTTAATTAACGCCGTAAATCCAGAGGCCGGCATATTTAATGAACGAGGACTAATGGCCTACATGGGACGGGCATTCTATTCTTATGACAATAAATACATGATTACGGCAACGGTAAGAAGTGACGGATCTTCCGTACTTGCACCCGGAAACCAATGGTTTACCTACCCAGCTATTTCCGCTGGATGGAACGTCAGTGAGGAAAGCTTCATGCAACAGGTTGGTTTTATTAATGATTTGAAGCTCCGTGCGGGTTGGGGAGTATCCTCCAACCAAACGATCAGCCCATATACCACCATAGGTAGCTTAACGTCAAACTTTTATAATTATGGCCGGGGTACCCTTGCCAATCATAACCTCGTTGGGGGATATGTTTTCAACACCTTACCCAATCCTGACCTAACATGGGAATCTACGAAGGGCTATAATATCGGACTCGACTTCAGTCTCTTTGGCGGTCGACTTTCTGGCGCTCTAGAATATTATAATATCACCACCCGTGACATTTTGTTAAGTAAGGAGCTTCCCAGAAGTAACGGAGCCAATTCTGTGTTGATCAACCAAGGAAAAACAGCTGGAAATGGCTTTGAAGCTACGTTAACCAGCATTAATGTCAATACCGATGGAGGGTTCCGTTGGGAGAGCGATGCAAACTTTTCTTTAAACCGCGAAAAGATAGTGGAGCTACAACCCGGCCTTACTGAAGATATCGGTAATGGTTGGTACGTGGGGCAACCGATGACTGTAATTTTTGACGTAAAAAAAATTGGTATATGGCAAAGTCATGAGGCGGAACAGGCAGCGGTATATGGTGCTTTTCCTGGAGATATCAAAATCGAAGACGTCGATCAGAATGGTATAATCGATGCAGAAGATCGTCAGGTAATTGGTAATTTCCAGCCGGATTTTGTTGCAGGTCTTAGTAATCGTTTTTCCTACAAAAACTTCGATCTGAACATCGTCGCTTTCGGTCGATTTGGTCAAACGGTAGTTGCCAATTACCTAACCGCAGATGGAGGTGCGGCGGGTTACCCTTTCTTCGGAAACAGTAGGGTTAACCAGTATAAGGTCGACTATTGGACACCCGATAATCCAACAAATGCTTTTCCTCAACCGGACGCAAGCAGAGATGCATTGGAATATACCAGTACCTTATCCTATCGCGATGGCTCGTTTATTAAACTCAGAACAATTACCCTTGGTTACAACATTCCGGAGCGCTACCTTTCCAATCTCGGCATTGGCTCCCTTCGCCTCTACGCATCAGCGCAAAATCCATTTATCCTTTGGGCACCGCTGATACGCGACGGCTTAGGTATAGATCCTGAAGGAAATGGTTATGGTAACGCTGTAGGAACACCAGTTGGCGGTACACCGGTTGTTGAACGTGCCATCACCGTTGGTATGGGCGTTCCTCCTACCCGGCAGTTTATATTTGGTGTAAACCTTAACTTTTAA